The following coding sequences are from one bacterium window:
- a CDS encoding nucleotidyltransferase — protein MMPRPLTRDQAFACLRAAEAEIRALGVRQLALFGSVLRGDARPDSDVDLLVEFDPELKSYDRFIALAELLERLLGRRVELVTTEALSPFIGPRILADAADVLRAA, from the coding sequence ATGATGCCAAGGCCATTGACTCGGGACCAGGCGTTCGCCTGCCTGCGGGCCGCTGAAGCCGAGATCCGGGCGCTGGGCGTGCGCCAGCTGGCGCTGTTCGGCTCCGTACTGCGGGGCGACGCACGACCGGACAGCGATGTCGACCTGCTGGTCGAGTTCGACCCGGAACTGAAGAGCTATGACCGCTTTATCGCCCTGGCAGAGCTGCTGGAGAGGCTGCTGGGACGGCGGGTCGAGCTGGTGACGACCGAAGCGCTGTCTCCATTCATCGGCCCACGTATCCTCGCCGACGCCGCCGATGTCCTTCGAGCCGCGTGA
- a CDS encoding ADP-ribosylglycohydrolase has product MAICSSLNRLFLTGVSPPRPRGFRSAPKIAQNVSPRGPGSGGRGIGSIPPGREPRQRDFDPFDQLERYWRWWRQGYLSSTGHCLDIGITTAKALARYEDARRSGALTTFEFGSTDPYTADNGSIMRLAPVPVAFAARPLDAIRFSGQSSLTTHRATEAVDACRYLGALIVGALRGASNEELLGERYSPVPGYCDAHLLASAIDEIAHGSFKTREPPEIQGTGYVVKSLEAAPWAFHRTSDFRSGCLAAVNPGDNADTTGAVYGQLAGAFYGASGIPVE; this is encoded by the coding sequence ATGGCGATCTGCTCCTCGCTGAATCGACTCTTCCTCACGGGCGTCTCTCCTCCCCGGCCCCGGGGATTCAGGTCCGCCCCCAAGATAGCTCAAAACGTCAGTCCGCGTGGACCAGGTTCCGGGGGGAGGGGCATAGGAAGCATTCCCCCTGGCCGAGAGCCTCGTCAAAGGGACTTCGACCCGTTCGACCAGCTCGAGCGCTACTGGCGCTGGTGGCGACAGGGCTACCTTTCCAGCACCGGCCACTGCTTGGACATCGGCATCACGACGGCCAAGGCGCTCGCGCGCTATGAGGATGCCAGACGCTCCGGCGCGCTGACCACCTTCGAGTTCGGCTCCACGGACCCGTACACCGCGGACAACGGCTCGATCATGCGGCTGGCGCCGGTGCCCGTGGCGTTCGCCGCGCGCCCCCTCGACGCGATCCGCTTCTCGGGGCAGAGCTCGCTCACCACCCACCGCGCCACGGAGGCGGTGGACGCGTGCCGCTACCTCGGCGCCCTGATCGTCGGCGCGCTCCGCGGCGCGAGCAATGAGGAGCTCCTCGGCGAGCGATACTCCCCCGTGCCCGGCTACTGCGACGCGCACCTGCTTGCGTCGGCCATCGACGAGATCGCACACGGCTCGTTCAAGACGCGCGAGCCGCCGGAGATCCAGGGGACGGGATACGTCGTGAAGTCGCTCGAGGCCGCGCCCTGGGCGTTCCACCGCACCAGCGACTTCCGCTCGGGCTGCCTCGCCGCAGTCAACCCCGGCGATAACGCGGACACCACGGGCGCGGTGTACGGCCAGCTCGCCGGCGCGTTCTACGGCGCGTCCGGCATCCCGGTCGAGTGA
- a CDS encoding IS3 family transposase has translation MRKSRFSEEQIAMALRQAEAGTPVAEICRKLEVTETTFY, from the coding sequence GTGAGGAAGAGTCGATTCAGCGAGGAGCAGATCGCCATGGCGCTGCGCCAGGCGGAGGCGGGAACGCCGGTGGCCGAGATCTGCAGGAAGCTGGAGGTGACGGAGACCACCTTTTATC